One genomic window of Hypanus sabinus isolate sHypSab1 unplaced genomic scaffold, sHypSab1.hap1 scaffold_262, whole genome shotgun sequence includes the following:
- the LOC132388069 gene encoding gastrula zinc finger protein XlCGF26.1-like: MAHQRVHTREKPFTCSVCGKGFTQSSNLRSPQRVHTGERPFTCSECEKRFTQSSNLRSPQRVHTGERRFTCSVCGKRFTRSSNLLVHQRVHTGEKPFTCSECGKGFSELSNLLVHQRVHSGEKPFTCSVCAKGFTQSSNLQSHQRVHTGEKPFTCSECGKGFSELSNLLVHQRVHSGEKPFTCSVCAKGFTRSSSLQSHQRVHTGEKPFTCSECGKGFSALSSQLRHQRVHTGEKPFTCSECGKGFSELSSLLRHQRVHTGEKPFTCSECGKGFSELSSLLRHQRVHTGQKPFTCSECGKRFTQSSQLQSHLPVHTGERPFTCSDCGKGFTLISRLQRHQRVHTGEKPFNCSVCGKGFTQSSHLRSHQRVHTGEKPFTCSVCGKRFTVSSHLQSHQRIHTGVKPFTCSECGKGFTQSSNLRSHQRVHTGERPFICSECGKRFTHSSALQRHQRAHTGEKPFTCSECGKGFTQSSYLLRHESVHTGEKPFNCTECGKRFTLSSHLLEHQRVHTGEMPFPCSECGKRFTRSSDLQNHQRVHTGEKPFPCSECGKRFSHSRSLQRHQSVHTGEKPFICLVCGKRFTESSRLLEHQRVHTGEKPFICLVCGKRFNNSSRLLEHQRAHT; encoded by the coding sequence atggctcaccagcgagttcacactagggagaagccattcacctgttcagtctgtgggaagggattcactcagtcatccaacctacggagtccccagcgagttcacactggggagaggccgttcacctgttcagaatgtgagaagagattcactcagtcatccaacctacggagtccccagcgagttcacactggagagaggcgcttcacctgctcagtctgtgggaagagattcactcggtcatccaacctactggtacatcagcgagttcacactggggagaagccattcacctgctcagaatgtgggaaaggattcagtgagttatccaacctactggtacatcagcgagttcactctggggagaagccattcacctgctcagtctgtgcgaagggattcactcagtcatccaacctacagagtcatcagcgagttcacactggggagaagccattcacctgctcagaatgtgggaaaggattcagtgagttatccaacctactggtacatcagcgagttcactctggggagaagccattcacctgctcagtctgtgcgaagggattcactcggtcatccagcctacagagtcatcagcgagttcacactggggagaagccattcacctgctcagaatgtgggaaaggattcagtgcttTATCCAGCCaactgagacatcagcgagttcacactggggagaagccattcacatgctcagaatgtgggaaaggattcagtgagttatccagcctactgagacatcagcgagttcacactggggagaagccgttcacctgctcagaatgtgggaaaggattcagtgagttatccagcctactgagacatcagcgagttcacactgggcagaaaccgttcacctgttcagaatgcgggaagagattcactcagtcatcccaactacagagtcatctgccagttcacactggggagaggccattcacctgctcagactgtggaaaaggattcactctgatatcccgcctacagagacatcagcgagttcacacgggggagaagccattcaactgctcagtctgtgggaagggattcacccagtcatcccacctacggagtcaccagcgtgttcacactggggagaagccattcacctgctcagtctgtgggaagagattcactgtgtcatcccacctacagagtcatcagcgaattcacactggggtgaagccgttcacctgttcagaatgtgggaagggattcactcagtcatccaacctacggagtcatcagcgagttcacactggagagaggccattcatctgctcagaatgtgggaagagattcactcattcatccgccCTACAAAGAcaccagcgagctcacactggggagaagccgttcacctgctcagaatgtgggaagggattcactcagtcatcctacCTACTGAGACATGAGAGTGTTCACACCGGTGAAAAGCCGTTCAATTGCACAGAATGTGGGAAACGGTTCACTCTGTCATCCCACCTTCtggaacaccagcgagttcacactggggagatgccgttcccctgctcagaatgtgggaagagattcactcgctcatccgacctgcagaatcatcagcgagttcacactggagagaagccattcccctgctcagaatgtgggaagaggttcagtcactcacgctccctgcagagacaccagtcagttcacactggggagaagccgttcatctgcttagtctgtgggaagagattcactgagtcatccagattactggaacatcagcgagttcacactggggagaagccgttcatctgcttagtctgtgggaagagattcaataACTCATCCAGATTGCTGGAACATCAGCGAGCTCACACttga